From one Thermovirga sp. genomic stretch:
- the wecB gene encoding UDP-N-acetylglucosamine 2-epimerase (non-hydrolyzing), which translates to MKRERRPVPVKGVVCCVIGTRPEAIKMAPVILKLKESALLEPYVLATGQHTSMMRQPLDFFGIEPDKDLALMKENQSLDYLTSRVLEEVGEVLEEIKPFFVLVHGDTTTTMAASLAAFYRRFRIGHVEAGLRSGNVNLPFPEELNRIISDRVAGWWFAPTEGARENLLREGCDPSKVIRTGNTVIDALLLAADKVTSPSVDALSSIPPSAPVMLLTAHRRESWGEPLEGICSAVARLMEENPDLWAIVPMHRNPEVRRVFREMLSEEKRVILCEPLDYPDFIWSMKRSDLILTDSGGIQEETTVLGVPTLVMRELTERPEAVEFGTSLLVGTEPGRILDAARRTLDGSREDFPHDPAKRELPFGSGKASEKIVQSMEELFLQETRHDIPGGQPDTIDLEG; encoded by the coding sequence ATGAAAAGGGAGCGAAGGCCGGTGCCTGTAAAGGGAGTCGTCTGTTGCGTCATCGGCACCCGACCGGAAGCGATCAAGATGGCCCCGGTGATTCTGAAGCTCAAGGAGAGCGCTCTTCTTGAGCCTTACGTCCTCGCGACGGGTCAGCATACCTCGATGATGAGACAACCGCTCGATTTCTTCGGCATCGAGCCCGACAAGGACCTGGCCCTGATGAAGGAGAACCAGAGCCTGGATTACCTTACGTCAAGGGTGCTCGAAGAGGTCGGTGAGGTTCTCGAGGAAATCAAGCCTTTTTTCGTCCTCGTCCATGGCGATACCACCACGACGATGGCGGCTTCCTTGGCTGCTTTCTACCGGCGGTTCCGGATAGGCCATGTCGAGGCGGGCCTGAGGAGCGGTAATGTGAACCTGCCCTTCCCGGAGGAATTGAACCGGATCATTTCAGACCGCGTGGCGGGTTGGTGGTTCGCTCCGACGGAAGGGGCGAGGGAAAACCTCCTCCGTGAAGGATGCGACCCCTCGAAGGTGATAAGGACGGGAAACACCGTTATCGATGCCTTGCTCCTCGCCGCGGACAAGGTAACCTCGCCATCGGTCGATGCGCTTTCGTCCATACCTCCCTCGGCGCCGGTAATGCTCCTTACGGCTCACAGGAGGGAGTCCTGGGGCGAGCCCCTCGAGGGGATCTGTTCCGCGGTAGCCAGGTTGATGGAGGAGAATCCGGACCTATGGGCGATAGTCCCCATGCACCGCAACCCGGAGGTCAGGCGGGTCTTCCGTGAAATGCTTTCGGAAGAGAAGAGAGTCATTCTGTGCGAGCCCTTGGATTACCCCGATTTTATCTGGTCGATGAAAAGGAGCGATCTCATCCTTACGGACAGCGGTGGAATCCAGGAGGAAACAACCGTCTTGGGAGTCCCCACGCTGGTCATGAGGGAGTTGACCGAACGCCCCGAGGCCGTGGAGTTCGGTACTTCCCTTCTCGTCGGGACGGAGCCAGGAAGGATCCTGGATGCGGCTAGAAGGACACTGGATGGGAGTCGGGAAGATTTTCCCCACGACCCCGCCAAGAGAGAGCTTCCCTTCGGCTCCGGGAAGGCCTCGGAGAAGATAGTCCAATCGATGGAGGAGCTTTTCTTACAAGAAACCAGGCACGATATACCCGGTGGGCAGCCTGATACAATAGACCTTGAGGGGTGA